A region of the Dehalococcoidia bacterium genome:
CTGATAGTAAAAAGAGGATGGCCGCAAGAAAATATCCGGGGAAAAGTTGAGGTTTAGCTGTCCTTGGTTTTATCTTCGCGGGGGGTTTTCGGCTTGGCTTTGATGCTGATGTTATCGGCGCTGAAGGGAGAAAAACCCTTGATGATTTTATCGCCGTCTTTTATTTCTAGGCCCGCGCCGCACTTGTCGCAAGTCTGGTAACGGGGATTGGCCAGAGCCAGCCCGTAATAGCATTGCCCGCATTGAGGACACTTACCTTCCAGCATATTGGTAACATTATACAATTCGCTTACTACCCGGTGTCAACCGGTTTTGGGTCATTTTTATAAAATATTATCGATGCCTGATAGTACTAAAACCTCCGAAATCGGCGGCTTTTAATACGTTTACGGGGCAAACTGCCCCGATGTTTTACCCTCAGCCGCCGCTGTACTCGCTCGGCGCGCAACTGAAGCCGCTGGCGCTGAAGGTCGAAAACTGTTTCTCCAGCGCTTTTTTGCCGCATATGGGGCAGGCTAGCTCGTCATCACTATCGTAGAAATGGCGGA
Encoded here:
- a CDS encoding zinc ribbon domain-containing protein, with translation MHILIKDKEMPVYEYICKECGNKLELFRHFYDSDDELACPICGKKALEKQFSTFSASGFSCAPSEYSGG